A genomic region of Thunnus maccoyii chromosome 13, fThuMac1.1, whole genome shotgun sequence contains the following coding sequences:
- the c13h17orf97 gene encoding protein LIAT1: MPEDQNCKLLQTSKNTDNKKKKKKKRKKATASNTPPEDAEKRQTEMSKLRATTTKDGEWLAGSGRRSKKHPKGSPARLTATNKTSGSVAPAQGYVSELSAQARESLRWEGVLEDPQAEEKRLELYRANRRQRYIAHREALLKETQDTLRQTFPKEVKEKKASEQQRSVLSSPHLSAD; the protein is encoded by the exons ATGCCAGAAGACCAAAACTGTAAGCTGCTCCAGACATCCAAGAACACAgacaataagaagaagaaaaagaagaaaagaaagaaagccacCGCTTCCAACACTCCTCCAGAAGATGCAG AGAAACGTCAGACTGAGATGTCCAAGCTCAGAGCCACTACTACGAAGGATGGAGAGTGGCTCGCTGGCAGCGGCCGCAGGAGCAAGAAACACCCCAAGGGTTCACCGGCTCGGCTGACggcaacaaacaaaaccagtGGCAGTGTGGCTCCGGCGCAGGGGTATGTGTCAGAGCTCAGCGCCCAGGCCAGGGAGAGCCTGAGGTGGGAGGGAGTGCTGGAGGACCCCCAGGCTGAGGAGAAGAGGCTGGAGCTGTACAGGGCCAACAGGCGGCAGCGTTACATCGCACACAGAGAGGCTCTGTTAAAGGAAACGCAGGATACACTGAGACAGACTTTTCCTAAAGAGGTTAAAGAGAAAAAGGCTTCTGAGCAACAGAGGTCTGTGTTATCATCACCGCATCTGAGTGCAGATTga